From a single Canis lupus familiaris isolate Mischka breed German Shepherd unplaced genomic scaffold, alternate assembly UU_Cfam_GSD_1.0 chrUn_S1751H1947, whole genome shotgun sequence genomic region:
- the LOC119878584 gene encoding olfactory receptor 2T1-like, with product MHLFLFSMVVVVYTLAMAGNTAMVLLIWADARLHTPMYFLLSQLSFLDIFFTSVTVPKMIAGFLFGWTSISFVGCGAQMFFFMFLGAAECLLLALMAYDRYVAICNPLRYPSLMSHQTCLLMVAASWLGGSINASVQTALTLQFPYCGSRKIAHFFCEVPSLLRLACADTAAYEQVLFVTGVVVLLLPIAFITTSYALILAAVLGMHSVEGRQKALATCSSHLTVVNLFYGPLVYTYMLPASYHSPGQDDVVSIFYTVLTPMLNPVIYSLRNKEVTGAMKKVIGKCRVGRTA from the coding sequence ATGCACCTGTTCCTCTTCAGCATGGTTGTGGTAGTCTACACACTAGCGATGGCTGGCAACACTGCCATGGTCCTCTTGATCTGGGCTGATGCCCGGCTCCACACACCCATGTATTTCCTCCTCAGCCAGTTGTCTTTCCTGGACATCTTCTTCACCTCAGTCACCGTCCCCAAGATGATAGCAGGCTTCCTCTTTGGCTGGACTAGCATCTCATTTGTGGGCTGTGGGgcacaaatgtttttcttcatgttCCTTGGGGCCGCTGAATGCCTCCTGCTGGCCctcatggcctatgaccgctacgTGGCCATCTGCAACCCTCTGCGCTACCCATCACTCATGAGCCACCAGACCTGTCTGCTCATGGTGGCTGCCTCCTGGCTGGGTGGATCCATCAATGCCTCCGTCCAGACAGCATTGACCCTACAGTTCCCCTATTGTGGCTCAAGGAAGATTGCACACTTTTTCTGTGAGGTGCCTTCGCTGCTGAGGCTGGCCTGTGCTGACACAGCAGCCTATGAGCAAGTGCTCTTTGTGACAGGTGTTGTGGTCCTTCTGCTGCCCATTGCCTTCATCACCACCTCCTATGCCCTCATTCTGGCAGCAGTGCTTGGGATGCACTCCGTGGAGGGGCGTCAGAAGGCCCTAgccacctgctcctcccacttaACAGTTGTCAACCTCTTCTATGGGCCTCTTGTGTATACCTATATGTTACCTGCATCTTACCACTCTCCTGGCCAGGATGATGTAGTGTCTATCTTTTATACAGTCCTCACACCCATGCTGAACCCTGTCATCTACAGCCTCAGGAACAAGGAAGTGACAGGAGCAATGAAGAAGGTCATAGGGAAGTGTAGGGTGGGTAGGACTGCTTAA